One genomic window of Eleginops maclovinus isolate JMC-PN-2008 ecotype Puerto Natales chromosome 12, JC_Emac_rtc_rv5, whole genome shotgun sequence includes the following:
- the LOC134874046 gene encoding LOW QUALITY PROTEIN: coiled-coil domain-containing protein 42-like (The sequence of the model RefSeq protein was modified relative to this genomic sequence to represent the inferred CDS: deleted 2 bases in 1 codon), which translates to MTSRTVRKKQRSRQPERISQLTGASGRRFTEQDRLKKRELKDLDKKNKERVEELENLQQHEDELQEKTKKIKELNLSYVKILEDQAAEFTERAERERKELLQLDADHERLVVELAEELESKKEREHLLVKLQPYADIFERAAKLTKFKDAKSLADHMENLLRIRESLLQQNLQKREKYDELRKTLQSKQEQHRLMRLQKTYELSQLEVEHEKVRSEVLDWETKWNHIQETASKKTLLLGQIKMATLNLYEMTCQDKKGEEVVDINDTEKQLDMVRMFIKDTDDIVTISELFTETRGKEKRQKELPKSP; encoded by the exons ATGACCTCCAGGACCGTCCGTAAGAAGCAGCGTTCACG ACAACCGGAGAGGATCAGTCAGCTGACAGGAGCCTCCGGCAGGAGGTTTACCGAACAAGACAGGTTGAAAAAACGGGAACTTAAAGACCTGGACAAAAAGAACAAGGAGAGAGTAGAA GAATTGGAGAATTTGCAACAGCATGAAGATGAGTTGCAGGAGAAGACTAAGAAAATTAAAGAGTTGAACCTCAGCTATGTCAAGATTCTCGAG GACCAGGCTGCTGAGTTTACAGAGAGAGCAGAGCGTGAGAGGAAAGAGTTGCTTCAGCTAGATGCAGACCATGAGAGGCTAGTGGTGGAGTTAGCTGAAGAGCTGGAGAGTAAAAAGGAGCGAGAGCACTTGCTAGTGAAACTTCAACCGTATGCTGACATCTTTGAGAGGGCAGCCAAGTTGACTAAG tttAAGGATGCAAAGAGCCTTGCCGACCATATGGAGAACCTTCTCCGCATTCGAGAGAGTCTCCTTCAGCAGAACCTGCAGAAGCGTGAGAAGTATGACGAGCTGAGGAAAACCCTGCAGTCAAAGCAAGAACAGCATCGCCTTATGCGACTGCAAAAGACCTACGAGCTATCCCAGTTGGAGGTCGAGCATGAGAAAGTGCGCTCTGAAGTTCTGGACTGG GAGACAAAGTGGAACCACATTCAGGAAACTGCATCAAAGAAAACACTTCTCCTGGGACAGATCAAGATGGCGACACTCAACCTCTACGAAATGACATGTCAGgacaaaaaaggagaggaagtcGTTGATATAaatgacacagaaaaacagctgGACATG GTTAGGATGTTCATTAAAGACACCGACGACATTGTT ACAATATCAGAACTCTTCACAGAGacaagagggaaagaaaaaagacaaaaggagcTTCCCAAGTCACCATAA
- the slc8b1 gene encoding mitochondrial sodium/calcium exchanger protein isoform X1, giving the protein MMSRAVYLSLLLLVLSDHQQVTSSSHVPRTHRGVGLAGRALNTTLTMMYQSDNDECDLVMNISAADRCAFVKNTPDCNLEDGFINYLYLAFCLLAPNLTPLTITLCVIWLLFLFIILGLTASKFFCPNLSAICTSLHLTHNVAGVTFLALGNGAPDVFSAMAAFSHPHTAGLAVGALFGAGIFVTTVVAGSVALVKPFAVASRPFLRDVIFYMVAVFWTFLMLYRGTTTVGETLGYLGLYVVYVLTVIFSAYIYNRQKRLLNSSLHSTAQIPAEYHSSDDDLACLNGRNVPQEYESEYSPLLPYSESTSQIMLSSMNPVDSNKWRRKPWSWRALKILKTPLEVVLLLCIPVVDPDKEDRNWRRPLNCLHLVTAPLACLLAFQSGTYANYMIQGEFPLWLLFLLLGLFLSAIVFCTTTNDSPPKYHSLFSLLGFLVSALLISAAASEVVSLLHMLGVVLSLSNTVLGLTLLAWGNSIGDCFSDITIARQGYPRMAISACFGGIIFNMLLGVGLGCLMQMVETHNNVQFETEGLLTWILAGSLGLSLVVSFIIVPLSRFHLGRSYGIFLLVFYAIFLIIALLTEFGKIHFV; this is encoded by the exons ATGATGTCTCGCGCTGTTTACCTGTCACTCCTGCTGCTCGTGTTATCGGACCATCAACAGGTTACCTCGAGCTCCCATGTCCCCCGGACCCACCGTGGTGTTGGATTAGCCGGGCGGGCTTTAAATACCACACTGACCATGATGTACCAAAGCGACAACGATGAG tgtgacCTTGTGATGAACATCAGTGCTGCAGACCGCTGTGCGTTTGTGAAGAACACTCCAGACTGTAACCTGGAAGATGGCTTCATCAACTACCTTTATTTGGCCTTCTGTCTGCTTGCTCCCAACCTCACACCCCTCACCATCACTCTCTGT GTGATATGGCTGCTCTTTTTGTTCATCATTCTCGGACTCACAGCGTCTAAATT TTTCTGTCCCAACCTATCGGCCATCTGTACCAGTCTGCACCTCACTCACAACGTGGCT GGTGTGACGTTTCTCGCTCTTGGTAATGGAGCTCCGGACGTCTTTAGCGCCATGGCAGCTTTCTCCCACCCACACACTGCTGGACTGGCTGTCGGAGCCTTATTTG gAGCCGGTATATTTGTCACCACAGTGGTTGCAGGCAGCGTGGCGCTGGTCAAGCCTTTCGCTGTGGCCTCCCGTCCATTTCTGCGGGACGTCATCTTCTACATGGTGGCTGTGTTTTGGACTTTCCTCATGTTGTACAGAGGAACCACCACAGTGGGAGAAACactag gGTACCTTGGCCTCTATGTTGTGTATGTACTGACTGTTATTTTCAGCGCGTACATCTACAACCGGCAGAAACGTTTGCTGAACTCCAGTCTGCATAGTACTGCACAAATTCCAG caGAGTATCACTCGTCTGATGATGACCTTGCCTGCCTGAATGGAAGAAACGTCCCACAGGAGTACG AGTCAGAGTACAGCCCGCTTCTGCCCTACTCTGAGTCCACGAGTCAGATCATGCTGAGTTCGATGAACCCGGTGGACAGCAACAAGTGGAGGAGGAAACCCTGGAGCTGGAGAGCTCTCAAAATACTGAAG ACGCCTCTCGAGGttgtgctgctgctctgcatcCCTGTGGTCGACCCCGATAAAGAAGACAGGAACTGGAGACGCCCGCTGAACTGCCTTCATCTTGTCACCGCTCCTCTGGCCTGTCTGTTAGCCTTCCAGTCTGGGACAT ATGCAAATTATATGATCCAAGGGGAGTTTCCCCTCTGGCTGCTGTTTCTTCTGCTGGGATTATTCCTGTCTGCTATCGTCTTCTGCACCACCACTAATGACTCCCCTCCCAAATATCATTCA CTGTTTTCTCTGCTGGGCTTCCTGGTGAGTGCGCTGTTGATCAGTGCCGCCGCCTCGGAAGTGGTCAGTCTTCTGCACATGCTTGGCGTGGTGCTGAGTCTCAGCAACACTGTGCTGGGACTCACTCTGCTGGCCTGGGGCAACAGCATAGGAG attgtttttctgACATCACCATCGCCCGGCAGGGTTACCCACGAATGGCCATTTCCGCCTGCTTTGGAGGCATCATTTTTA ACATGCTGCTTGGAGTTGGTTTAGGATGTCTGATGCAGATGGTTGAAACACACAATAATGTGCAG TTTGAAACAGAGGGTTTGTTGACGTGGATTCTTGCAGGATCCCTGGGTTTGTCATTGGTTGTGTCCTTCATCATCGTTCCTCTGAGCCGGTTCCACTTGGGTAGAAGCTACGGGATTTTTCTCCTCGTCTTCTACGCGATCTTCCTTATCATTGCACTGCTTACAGAGTTTGGAAAGATACACTTTGTGTAG
- the slc8b1 gene encoding mitochondrial sodium/calcium exchanger protein isoform X2 gives MMSRAVYLSLLLLVLSDHQQVTSSSHVPRTHRGVGLAGRALNTTLTMMYQSDNDECDLVMNISAADRCAFVKNTPDCNLEDGFINYLYLAFCLLAPNLTPLTITLCVIWLLFLFIILGLTASKFFCPNLSAICTSLHLTHNVAGVTFLALGNGAPDVFSAMAAFSHPHTAGLAVGALFGAGIFVTTVVAGSVALVKPFAVASRPFLRDVIFYMVAVFWTFLMLYRGTTTVGETLGYLGLYVVYVLTVIFSAYIYNRQKRLLNSSLHSTAQIPEYHSSDDDLACLNGRNVPQEYESEYSPLLPYSESTSQIMLSSMNPVDSNKWRRKPWSWRALKILKTPLEVVLLLCIPVVDPDKEDRNWRRPLNCLHLVTAPLACLLAFQSGTYANYMIQGEFPLWLLFLLLGLFLSAIVFCTTTNDSPPKYHSLFSLLGFLVSALLISAAASEVVSLLHMLGVVLSLSNTVLGLTLLAWGNSIGDCFSDITIARQGYPRMAISACFGGIIFNMLLGVGLGCLMQMVETHNNVQFETEGLLTWILAGSLGLSLVVSFIIVPLSRFHLGRSYGIFLLVFYAIFLIIALLTEFGKIHFV, from the exons ATGATGTCTCGCGCTGTTTACCTGTCACTCCTGCTGCTCGTGTTATCGGACCATCAACAGGTTACCTCGAGCTCCCATGTCCCCCGGACCCACCGTGGTGTTGGATTAGCCGGGCGGGCTTTAAATACCACACTGACCATGATGTACCAAAGCGACAACGATGAG tgtgacCTTGTGATGAACATCAGTGCTGCAGACCGCTGTGCGTTTGTGAAGAACACTCCAGACTGTAACCTGGAAGATGGCTTCATCAACTACCTTTATTTGGCCTTCTGTCTGCTTGCTCCCAACCTCACACCCCTCACCATCACTCTCTGT GTGATATGGCTGCTCTTTTTGTTCATCATTCTCGGACTCACAGCGTCTAAATT TTTCTGTCCCAACCTATCGGCCATCTGTACCAGTCTGCACCTCACTCACAACGTGGCT GGTGTGACGTTTCTCGCTCTTGGTAATGGAGCTCCGGACGTCTTTAGCGCCATGGCAGCTTTCTCCCACCCACACACTGCTGGACTGGCTGTCGGAGCCTTATTTG gAGCCGGTATATTTGTCACCACAGTGGTTGCAGGCAGCGTGGCGCTGGTCAAGCCTTTCGCTGTGGCCTCCCGTCCATTTCTGCGGGACGTCATCTTCTACATGGTGGCTGTGTTTTGGACTTTCCTCATGTTGTACAGAGGAACCACCACAGTGGGAGAAACactag gGTACCTTGGCCTCTATGTTGTGTATGTACTGACTGTTATTTTCAGCGCGTACATCTACAACCGGCAGAAACGTTTGCTGAACTCCAGTCTGCATAGTACTGCACAAATTCCAG AGTATCACTCGTCTGATGATGACCTTGCCTGCCTGAATGGAAGAAACGTCCCACAGGAGTACG AGTCAGAGTACAGCCCGCTTCTGCCCTACTCTGAGTCCACGAGTCAGATCATGCTGAGTTCGATGAACCCGGTGGACAGCAACAAGTGGAGGAGGAAACCCTGGAGCTGGAGAGCTCTCAAAATACTGAAG ACGCCTCTCGAGGttgtgctgctgctctgcatcCCTGTGGTCGACCCCGATAAAGAAGACAGGAACTGGAGACGCCCGCTGAACTGCCTTCATCTTGTCACCGCTCCTCTGGCCTGTCTGTTAGCCTTCCAGTCTGGGACAT ATGCAAATTATATGATCCAAGGGGAGTTTCCCCTCTGGCTGCTGTTTCTTCTGCTGGGATTATTCCTGTCTGCTATCGTCTTCTGCACCACCACTAATGACTCCCCTCCCAAATATCATTCA CTGTTTTCTCTGCTGGGCTTCCTGGTGAGTGCGCTGTTGATCAGTGCCGCCGCCTCGGAAGTGGTCAGTCTTCTGCACATGCTTGGCGTGGTGCTGAGTCTCAGCAACACTGTGCTGGGACTCACTCTGCTGGCCTGGGGCAACAGCATAGGAG attgtttttctgACATCACCATCGCCCGGCAGGGTTACCCACGAATGGCCATTTCCGCCTGCTTTGGAGGCATCATTTTTA ACATGCTGCTTGGAGTTGGTTTAGGATGTCTGATGCAGATGGTTGAAACACACAATAATGTGCAG TTTGAAACAGAGGGTTTGTTGACGTGGATTCTTGCAGGATCCCTGGGTTTGTCATTGGTTGTGTCCTTCATCATCGTTCCTCTGAGCCGGTTCCACTTGGGTAGAAGCTACGGGATTTTTCTCCTCGTCTTCTACGCGATCTTCCTTATCATTGCACTGCTTACAGAGTTTGGAAAGATACACTTTGTGTAG
- the slc8b1 gene encoding mitochondrial sodium/calcium exchanger protein isoform X3, with translation MMSRAVYLSLLLLVLSDHQQVTSSSHVPRTHRGVGLAGRALNTTLTMMYQSDNDEVIWLLFLFIILGLTASKFFCPNLSAICTSLHLTHNVAGVTFLALGNGAPDVFSAMAAFSHPHTAGLAVGALFGAGIFVTTVVAGSVALVKPFAVASRPFLRDVIFYMVAVFWTFLMLYRGTTTVGETLGYLGLYVVYVLTVIFSAYIYNRQKRLLNSSLHSTAQIPAEYHSSDDDLACLNGRNVPQEYESEYSPLLPYSESTSQIMLSSMNPVDSNKWRRKPWSWRALKILKTPLEVVLLLCIPVVDPDKEDRNWRRPLNCLHLVTAPLACLLAFQSGTYANYMIQGEFPLWLLFLLLGLFLSAIVFCTTTNDSPPKYHSLFSLLGFLVSALLISAAASEVVSLLHMLGVVLSLSNTVLGLTLLAWGNSIGDCFSDITIARQGYPRMAISACFGGIIFNMLLGVGLGCLMQMVETHNNVQFETEGLLTWILAGSLGLSLVVSFIIVPLSRFHLGRSYGIFLLVFYAIFLIIALLTEFGKIHFV, from the exons ATGATGTCTCGCGCTGTTTACCTGTCACTCCTGCTGCTCGTGTTATCGGACCATCAACAGGTTACCTCGAGCTCCCATGTCCCCCGGACCCACCGTGGTGTTGGATTAGCCGGGCGGGCTTTAAATACCACACTGACCATGATGTACCAAAGCGACAACGATGAG GTGATATGGCTGCTCTTTTTGTTCATCATTCTCGGACTCACAGCGTCTAAATT TTTCTGTCCCAACCTATCGGCCATCTGTACCAGTCTGCACCTCACTCACAACGTGGCT GGTGTGACGTTTCTCGCTCTTGGTAATGGAGCTCCGGACGTCTTTAGCGCCATGGCAGCTTTCTCCCACCCACACACTGCTGGACTGGCTGTCGGAGCCTTATTTG gAGCCGGTATATTTGTCACCACAGTGGTTGCAGGCAGCGTGGCGCTGGTCAAGCCTTTCGCTGTGGCCTCCCGTCCATTTCTGCGGGACGTCATCTTCTACATGGTGGCTGTGTTTTGGACTTTCCTCATGTTGTACAGAGGAACCACCACAGTGGGAGAAACactag gGTACCTTGGCCTCTATGTTGTGTATGTACTGACTGTTATTTTCAGCGCGTACATCTACAACCGGCAGAAACGTTTGCTGAACTCCAGTCTGCATAGTACTGCACAAATTCCAG caGAGTATCACTCGTCTGATGATGACCTTGCCTGCCTGAATGGAAGAAACGTCCCACAGGAGTACG AGTCAGAGTACAGCCCGCTTCTGCCCTACTCTGAGTCCACGAGTCAGATCATGCTGAGTTCGATGAACCCGGTGGACAGCAACAAGTGGAGGAGGAAACCCTGGAGCTGGAGAGCTCTCAAAATACTGAAG ACGCCTCTCGAGGttgtgctgctgctctgcatcCCTGTGGTCGACCCCGATAAAGAAGACAGGAACTGGAGACGCCCGCTGAACTGCCTTCATCTTGTCACCGCTCCTCTGGCCTGTCTGTTAGCCTTCCAGTCTGGGACAT ATGCAAATTATATGATCCAAGGGGAGTTTCCCCTCTGGCTGCTGTTTCTTCTGCTGGGATTATTCCTGTCTGCTATCGTCTTCTGCACCACCACTAATGACTCCCCTCCCAAATATCATTCA CTGTTTTCTCTGCTGGGCTTCCTGGTGAGTGCGCTGTTGATCAGTGCCGCCGCCTCGGAAGTGGTCAGTCTTCTGCACATGCTTGGCGTGGTGCTGAGTCTCAGCAACACTGTGCTGGGACTCACTCTGCTGGCCTGGGGCAACAGCATAGGAG attgtttttctgACATCACCATCGCCCGGCAGGGTTACCCACGAATGGCCATTTCCGCCTGCTTTGGAGGCATCATTTTTA ACATGCTGCTTGGAGTTGGTTTAGGATGTCTGATGCAGATGGTTGAAACACACAATAATGTGCAG TTTGAAACAGAGGGTTTGTTGACGTGGATTCTTGCAGGATCCCTGGGTTTGTCATTGGTTGTGTCCTTCATCATCGTTCCTCTGAGCCGGTTCCACTTGGGTAGAAGCTACGGGATTTTTCTCCTCGTCTTCTACGCGATCTTCCTTATCATTGCACTGCTTACAGAGTTTGGAAAGATACACTTTGTGTAG
- the tpcn1 gene encoding LOW QUALITY PROTEIN: two pore channel protein 1 (The sequence of the model RefSeq protein was modified relative to this genomic sequence to represent the inferred CDS: deleted 1 base in 1 codon): protein MESDDDVPLILTWDEANSGLLNEETERGDENGGGGNYDIVNNAVISTPGPQNHRAPNASLRQSWEMNYQEAAIYLQEGENNDKFFTHPRNPKALAAYLFAHNHLFYMMELLTGLLLMMLSLCEAPAVPSLRLDVYVHATLELLALVMVAFELCMKLRWLGFHTFIRHKRTMVKTCVLLLQFVEAIVVLIRQTSHVRVTRALRPIFLVDCRYCGAVRRNLRQIFQSLPPFIDILLLLLFFMVIFAMLGFCLFSPNKTDPYFSTLENSLVSLFVLLTTANFPDVMMPSYSKNRWSCVFFIVYLSIELYFIMNLLLAVVFDTFNDVEKMKFKSLLLHKRSAIDHAFQLLVSRQRPSGVTLKQFDGLMRFYRPRMSARDRFLTYKALNTSGAPMLSLQDFYKFYQVTGLKWKARRSGEHWFDDLPHTTFLIFKGINLLVKSKAFQYAMCVVVAINGVWILVETYTLNSGFSWSRFVPWSYIVFLTIYGVEVLLKITGLGPMAYFSSGWNLFDFSVTLFAFLGLIALAFDMEPFYFIVVLRPLQLLRLFKIKQRYRNVLDTMFELFPRMASLGLTLIIFYYSFAIVGMEFFADVVYPNCCNTSTVADSYRLINNTIGNKTVLEEGYYYLNNFNNILSSFVTLFELTVVNNWYITMEGVTSMTTHWSRLYFMTFYIVTMVVMTIIVAFILDAFVFRMNYSRKNREPVENPEDENGIVFEVEVSRDEALATLELYKQTCPGVSSLSSLQGVLQTMDRGGHTSLVYLGRRSRTKSDLSMKMYEEEIQHEWYAEYSREDLPEQDQSPSRDLDSPVSDASFFPEPQLNAQTGPHSVN, encoded by the exons ATGGAGTCTGACGACGATGTGCCTCTCATCTTAACATGGGACGAAGCAAACAGCGGTCTGCTCAACGAGGAGACCGAGAGAGGAGACGAAA atggaggaggaggcaaTTATGACATAGTGAACAATGCTGTGATCTCCACGCCTGGGCCACAAAACCACAGAGCCCCAAATGCGTCCTTACGGCAAAGCTGGGAGATGAACTACCAAGAGGCGGCCATCTACCTGCAG GAGGGAGAGAACAACGATAAGTTCTTCACCCATCCTCGAAACCCAAAGGCATTGGCAGCGTACCTGTTTGCCCACAACCACCTGTTCTACATGATGGAGCTGCTGACTGGCCTGCTGCTGATGATGCTGTCGCTGTGTGAAGCCCCCGCTGTGCCCTCACTGCGTCTGGATGTCTAC GTCCATGCCACTCTGGAGCTGCTGGCTCTGGTTATGGTGGCGTTCGAGCTATGCATGAAACTCCGCTGGTTAGGCTTCCACACCTTCATACGACACAAGAGGACCATGGTGAAG ACGTGTGTGTTGCTGCTACAGTTTGTGGAAGCCATTGTGGTTCTGATCAGACAAACATCTCACGTGAGAGTGACAAGAGCTCTCAGACCAATTTTCCTGGTGGACTGTAGATACTGTGGTGCTGTGCGCAG AAACTTGCGACAGATCTTCCAGTCCCTCCCACCTTTCATTGACATCCTCCTACTGCTGCTTTTCTTCATGGTTATATTTGCTATGTTAG GTTTCTGCCTCTTCTCTCCGAATAAAACTGACCCG TACTTCAGCACCCTGGAGAACAGCCTCGTCAGTCTGTTTGTGCTGCTCACCACAGCAAA TTTTCCTGATGTGATGATGCCTTCGTACTCCAAGAACCGCTGGTCTTGTGTGTTCTTCATTGTCTACCTCTCCATAGAGCTCTACTTCATCATGAACCTG CTCCTGGCAGTGGTGTTCGATACTTTTAATGACGTTGAGAAGATGAAGTTTAAATCTCTTTTACTTCACAAACGGTCCGCTATTGACCATGCCTTTCAGTTGTTGGTTAGCCGGCAG AGGCCGTCGGGTGTGACACTAAAACAGTTTGATGGTCTCATGCGATTTTACAGACCACGGATGTCGGCGAGAGACCGCTTCCTCACATATAAAGCTCTTAACACCTCAGGGGCTCCAATGCTCAG TTTACAGGACTTTTATAAGTTCTATCAGGTCACTGGCCTTAAATGGAAG gcacGACGCAGTGGAGAACATTGGTTTGATGACCTTCCACACACAACCTTCCTCATTTTCAAAG GTATCAACCTGCTCGTGAAGTCCAAGGCCTTTCAATACGCCATGT GTGTGGTGGTGGCCATCAACGGAGTATGGATCCTCGTGGAGACGTACACACTGAATA GTGGATTCTCCTGGTCCAGATTTGTTCCCTGGAGTTACATTGTTTTTCTTACCA TTTATGGTGTAGAGGTGTTATTGAAAATAACTGGTTTGGGGCCGATGGCTTATTTCAGCTCTGGGTGGAATCT GTTCGACTTCTCAGTGACGTTGTTTGCCTTCCTGGGTCTGATTGCCCTTGCCTTTGATATGGAGCCGTTTTACTTCATCGTGGTCCTCAGACCGCTTCAGCTGCTCCG GTTGTTCAAGATAAAGCAGCGATATCGTAATGTGTTGGACACAATGTTCGAGCTCTTTCCCAGGATGGCCAGTCTGGGGTTAACCTTAATCATCTTCTACTACTCCTTTGCGATCGTTGGGATGGAGTTCTTTGCAGATGTGGTTTACCCCAACTGCTGCAA CACCAGCACAGTGGCAGACTCCTACAGACTGATCAACAACACGATTGGCAACAAAACGGTGTTGGAAGAAGGCTACTATTATCTCAATAACTTCAACAACATCCTCAGCAGCTTTG TGACTCTGTTTGAATTGACTGTTGTCAACAACTGGTACATTACCATG GAAGGAGTAACTTCTATGACGACGCACTGGAGCCGACTCTACTTCATGACC TTTTACATAGTTACCATG GTGGTGATGACCATCATCGTAGCGTTCATTCTGGATGCGTTTGTGTTCCGCATGAACTACAGCCGCAAGAACCGGGAGCCAGTTGAGAACCCAGAGG ATGAAAACGGGATAGTGTTTGAAGTAGAGGTAAGTCGGGATGAAGCTCTGGCCACTCTGGAACTGTACAAACAGACGTGCCCAGGAGTGTCCTCCCTCAGCTCTCTACAGGGAGTCCTACAGACTATGGACAGGGGAGGg CATACGTCTCTGGTGTACCTAGGCCGCAGGTCTAGGACGAAGAGTGACCTAAGCATGAAAATGTACGAGGAGGAGATACAG CACGAGTGGTACGCAGAGTATTCGAGGGAAGACCTACCTGAGCAGGACCAAAGCCCGAGTCGGGATCTGGACAGTCCCGTCTCTGACGCATCTTTCTTCCCCGAGCCTCAGCTCAATGCACAGACCGGACCTCACAGTGTCAACTAA
- the iqcd gene encoding dynein regulatory complex protein 10 — protein MSAKRSTVLGKTQLEDAPANHELPQRKALSLEAQRISNILKNCISGVEFVAILPSLLQLNSLSSVVDKELSIALHEHQLLEKRLETLECLKQGSDREQGSKAMARLEKDTKNSLRDLFRLAKAHPEAIAGLKAELGMKPALGESEYNLITELKKFQRRVVEKLLTTVDEELRHQLVLIKTSCNTHHLKSLASSQESQATSIQQLDANISTMNERVQYQQRYLKDINTYISLHLTKKSQAHTAALRMKISSKPQGIDQLNSLLNKLMFENRQAERVIQEKNEKVETEIENLLHHFDTEMEEKQAKLELNRMDYEREEEELKMLEKLFSVLEVECTQIQEKRRLAEEKRREEVKDLELKTKAAIIAQAWWRGYSTRKALKNKGKSKKAKKGKGKKTK, from the exons ATGTCTGCAAAGAGGTCAACAGTGCTGGGGAAGACCCAATTAGAAGATGCTCCAGCGAACCATGAACTGCCACAGAGGAAGGCGCTCTCCCTTGAAGCTCAACGCATCTCAAACATACTGAAAAACTGCATTAGTGGTGTTGAGTTTGTAGCGATtctgccctctctcctccagctAAACAGTCTGTCTAGTGTCGTGGACAAAGAGTTGAGTATAGCACTTCATGAGCATCAACTATTAGAAAAAAGACTGGAGACACTAGAATGTCTCAAGCAGGGCTCAGACCGGGAACAAGGGAGTAAAGCCATGGCCCGGCTTGAGAAAGACACCAAGAACTCTTTGAGGGATCTGTTCAGGCTGGCAAAGGCCCATCCTGAAGCCATTGCTGGTTTGAAGGCAGAGCTAGGTATGAAACCTGCTCTAGGGGAGAGTGAGTACAATCTAATTACAGAGCTTAAGAAGTTTCAGAGACGTGTGGTTGAAAAGCTGCTGACCACTGTGGATGAGGAGCTACGTCATCAGCTGGTTCTCATAAAGACTTCATGCAACACCCACCATCTGAAGAGCTTAGCTTCATCGCAAGAAAGTCAAGCAACATCCATACAGCAACTAGATGCAAAC ATCTCTACGATGAATGAAAGGGTCCAATATCAACAACGTTATTTGAAAGATATCAACACATATATATCACTTCATCTCACCAAGAAAAGCCAGGCACATACTGCTGCATTAAGAATGAAGATTTCCAGTAAACCACAAGGTATTGATCAACTGAACAGTCTGCTCAACAAATTGATGTTTGAAAACAGGCAGGCAGAGAGAGTAATCCAAGAG aaaaatgaaaaggtgGAGACAGAAATTGAAAACTTACTCCATCATTTTGACAcggaaatggaagaaaaacag GCTAAGCTGGAGTTGAACAGAATGGATTatgaaagggaggaggaggagctgaaaatgCTGGAGAAACTATTTTCTGTCCTAGAGGTAGAGTGCACCCAGATCCAAGAGAAGCGTCGGCTggcagaagagaagagaagggaggaggtgaaggaCCTGGAACTCAAGACCAAAGCTGCTATTATTGCACAAGCCTGGTGGAGAGGCTACAGTACGCGCAAGGCCTTAAAAAACAAGGGCAAAAGCAAGAAGgccaaaaaaggaaaaggcaaAAAGACCAAATAG